The Tachysurus fulvidraco isolate hzauxx_2018 chromosome 4, HZAU_PFXX_2.0, whole genome shotgun sequence DNA window tcctgggaaccacaatctcccaggacctgaagtgggacattcacattgactccattgtgaaaaaggctcagcagaggttatacttccttcgtcagctgaagaagttcaacctgccacaggatctgctgaaacagttctacactgccatcatagaatctatcctctgcacctcagtgactgtttggttcagctcagccaccaaattcgacctcagaaaactacagagggtagtctggactgctgagcgaatcattggcacaactctccccactcttcaagacctgcactcctccagagtgtgcaaaagagcaaagaaaatcaccctggacccctcacatagagcacactccctctttgaactgttgccatctggtcggcgctacagagccctgagctccagaacgaccagacataggaacagtttcttccctcaagcaatccacctgatgaacaattaacaccaaggaacacacaacacataatatttgcactatgtatacctcaattgcacatttcatacttgtactctgtacatacatgcatacatattgtctgattgtttatgtttacttcaactgcacatttcacaactgcatgtgtacatacaaattgtatatattgtatacttatttgcatatgtatatttcatatgtttatttaaactgcacatttaaataaacatatgaaatatacatatttcatatgtttatttaaactgcacatttcacacctgtaaatgtgtacatacaatttcttctatactacatatgtcattctgttacactgtggagattatgtcactaaaacaaattcctcgcatgtgaaaacatgcctggcaataaagctgattctgattctcatTCTGATAAGCTGAAATTCTTGAGTCTATCAAAATTGTAAAGGTTAATAAATCACCTTGAGTGGATGGCCTTACTTCAAAATTTTTCAGAGATTTGCAAAAATTTGGCCCCTTTTTTATTAGAAGTAATTTATGAAAGCATTAGTATGGGATCTCTTCCTTCTACCTTAACACAAAGTTTAATAACTCTTATTCCCAAACCTAAAATGGACTTATTAATTGACAATTGGTGTACGATTAGTCATTTAAACCGTGATTATAAAATTATTGTTACAATCTTTGCTAAACGCTTAAAAACTATTTtagacaaagacatgcatggtaggttgattggcatctctggaaaactgtccatagtgtgtgattgcgtgaatgaatgagagtgtgtgtgccctgcgatgggttggcactccgtccagggtgtatcctgcctcgatgactgatgacgcctgagataggcacaggctccccatgacccgaggtagttcggataagcggtaaaaaatgaatgaatgaatgaatgaatgaatgaatgaatgaatgaatgaatggttgaGAAACTACTTAAGAAATTCATCCACTGTTTGGAATACTATACAGCAATATATTTTCTCTCAGTTGGGATCTTTAAATTTTCTATTACACTGTGACTTTAGTATTCAGAGTATCCCTGTTGCTCTCTCTAATTTCCACAAACAAGCATTATTAACTTAGTCTTTGATTTTCAATTACAATTTTTCTCCAACCAATTACTTTATTTGGATTAATAagattatttattacaattataagTCTTTATGTTTTGAAAACTGGTTTAAGGATGGGATAAATTGTGTTAGTCAACTATTTAATCAGGATGGTTATTTACTGACATATTTTTCCACTGTATTTGGTGCGATCCTCAATGGTGTCATTACGTTATTTAAGGggtgtaattattttttgacaAATTCTGAAACTCATCTAAGCTATATAGATGAAGTCTTTGAGCTTTATTTCAAAGatgttttgtttcagtttttcagttttgcaactaaattatttattcataaatgtagAACTATGAAAATGTTTTCTCATGTAACAAAAAGGCTACTAAAACTTTCAATAAATTCTATTCatgatttttctctttctctcttttgaaATTGAATGCTACGTAATATTTGGCTACTCCTGAACCCCtggctttctctttcttttgtattctgtaagtaaataaataaaaatatgtataaataaataaatacaaaaaacaaacaaacatacaaacaaacaaaaaaaggttttgcCAACCCCACCTTCTGGTCAAAAGTTAGCAAGATAAAATAGCAAGATAAAAATCTTACTGACATTATTGCAACTCCTCCTCCAAATCTGTACAGTCATGGCCAAAGGTTTTGGAGGTGATATACAATGCTTAAGCTGTTGTGGTGTTCATTCAAATTGTTTCTAGATTTTTGTGCAGAATGATCAGatgaattttaaataattgcatttattgatttattggctaaaaaatttactttttccaaaaaaaaaagaaaaaaaaaagaaaaacaacaaccaacaaCTGCTTTTTGGCCCTGGCATAAAATAATGAGCTAACACCATTTCTCTAATCATACCATCAGCACATTTGAAAGTGACATTAAGTACTAGTCAGGTGAAATCACTATCATACTGATCGAATTTTCAGAGCAGACTGATTACTATAAAAGGAGGGAAGAAATGCTTCCAATCATTGTCTTCTTATTAGGAATGGTTACCTCCAAAGAAAGACATGCAGCTATCATTGCTTCAAAATGACCTCACATGCAAGGAAATTGCTAAAAAGAATATTGCACTGAAATATTTACCGGATCATCAAAAACTTCAGGAGAGAGGTTTGACTGCAGTGAAGAAAGCGTCAGGATCTTCCCAGAGATGCCCAGCAAGTGCCAACACCATCTCCTCCTGAGGAGTCAGCTACACGTTGGTGTCACCACCAGTGCAGAGCTTGCTCAAGAATGGCAGAAGGTGGGTGTGAGTGCATCTTCGCGCAAGGTGAGACCAAGTCTTCTGGACGACGGCCTGGTGTCAAGAATAGCAGCAAAGAGTCCAAATGTCTCCCAAGGACAGACTAAAATTGCAGAAAAATGCAGAATATACAAGGGACAGCTTATCACtgcttcataataataataataataataataataataataataataataataataattagtagtagtagtagtagtagtagtagtagtagtagtatggaAAAGTACATCTTTATTGAACAAATTAGACAACATGTAGACAGTGTGGCCAATTAGACCActtgggttctctggtttcctcccattTTTCAAGATCCCTGATAAATACCACCTTTTCACCACCTCCTCCTTAGCTACACttgagtgtatgaatgtgtgtgtgtgttaaaataaatattctatgTCTTTGGccaatgaatattaaaatatccaGCAGTGAAGACCAATCTACTGCTATATAATGAAACTAGACAGTGGGAACCTAGAGAAGATTTTTGCATAAAATACACTACGTGTGtattaaagaataaaagtgGAACTTCCCACAAATGCAAATGTCTCAGGAGGCACATGCTGATGCCGATGATGCGCAAAAGCCGGTGGCAGGAAGAGAACTAACGCAAGTCCCTGCTGCTTGAGTCGAAAATGTAACTAACGTCGAGAAAATCTTATCTATGAGCCGGAAAACCGCTCAGCCGCCACACTTCATATCTCATCCCGTGGACCTGAGCACGAGGCAGAGCCGATGAGGTGACTGGGTGAGTTTAGAGGAGCTGAGAGCAAGCTGTTCGTTTACTGTATCGGTAACTATGTTAGCGGCTAGTGATCAGTTAGCATCCGAGCTAACAAGCGTTGTCTCGCCAAACCTGAGCTTACAATGAAACAGAGATGGAGTATaatactacaaaaaaaagactaattATTAAGGTTTTCAAAGTTGAGTGTTTCCTGGCATCATTTAGCCTGAGAAAGAAATACTAATGCTGTTATTGAGTTCGCGTAAAtactctttatttaaaaaaaaagttgttattGTTATGGGCTGTACCGGTTTGCAATACTATCAGTTCATGTAACGGCCCTTTAACGTTAGTAGCTTTACTGATTGTTAAAATGAGTGTGTATGGAGTGCATCTGTGTCTTATGAAGATCTTGTGATTTCTTTTTCGCTATTTATAACTACAGTAGAGACAAATACACTGACAAACCGCATTTGACGTTAGCTTTTGTTTACTACGTTCATGCCCTCAAAGACCTGGCAGTAAAAAGCTTTATAATAAGGTACAACAAGGGCATCGTTTTTAAAGGAGTCTCAGAAAGCTATATAAACAACGTATAAAGCTAttataatgttgttttaaaCGGGAATGGATATAATCATAAGTTCAGCATGACACAAAGAcggaaaaacaggaaatgaaagtAACAGTCACATTTTGTGTGAGCATTGGGGTTTAAAACAAAGGGGATTCAGGATCAGAAAGCACTTTTGAGTTTATATAATGCCTATCCGAGACCTGGTTGGATTTCAGGTGTCACATAATTGTGAGATGTATAATTTAACAGGTCATGCTTGGTTTCTGAATGTACTTtttccatttcctttttttctgtcttcccTTAAATTAGTAGCAGAACAGCTTTACGATAAATCTGTTAAAGTATAAAtaatctgttctgtttttttttttttggcagaaaatgtatataaaatttgGGGTTGGTTGCTGTTTTGGCAAGTTGTCTCcaacatttggcagattttACTGCAAAACATTATGCAAGCCTCTGTAGGTTATTGTGTTAAATGGCTGGATTGACCCTCATAGCTTGATCTAGACATGTGATCTAGACCCAAGAAATTTCTCCATTAACGGAGCCTTCATCATGGCTCACCCATGATGAAGGCTCCGTTAAAAGAGAAATTACTAGGGAGAGATGAAGAATTTTGCTGTTTAAATTTTTGTGCTTGCTGGTATGCTAGTAttagtcaagaagcttttatttcaagtcaagtcaagaagctagTAATatagtgttttgtgtttacttgtgtgtgCAGGGAACTTCTAAAGGCTCCTCAGGACGCAGGGGCCTGAACTGAGTCTTTCTTCTCAGACATTTTACCTCTTGAGACACTAATGGAGCGGATCCAATGGCTTCGTTACAGATGGCAACAGGTGGCTTCCACAGAGTCAAAGCAAGGCTGGTCCTCTGCCAATGACTCAGCAACATTAAAAGCTGATTTAGATTCTAAGGACCACTCCGGACGCAAGCTTCATGGAAAACGAAGAACGGTGGTGGCACGATGTGGTCCACACTGGGCAGAATACCAGAGCATCTCGAAAGGATATCAAGGCAACAACATTCGGACCACCAAGTACACTCTTCTCAGCTTCATACCTATGAATCTGTTCCAGCAGTTTCACAGGTAAAAGCTATGTAAAGGGCCCATTCTGCACCATTTTTGCTTCACTTACttttatgtaattttttataatataatcattttCGACTGGCCTTTATGCTTTAGAAGTTTTGTAACTGCCTGTAAGCCTTATATATACGTAAATGATATCTGTTGGGTGTAACATGAGTGTGATTGAAGAATGGCGTATCAACACTTCCTCTAGTAAGTCACAATTATCTTGTTAATTTACATACCATTCATGAACCTTTTGTTTCATAAAACCAGATGATATAGCTTGAATTCTTTTTACTCCTACATTCTCCTAAAAATGTGCATGACACATAACTCTTTCtgtggatttgtgtttattttattttgaataacaTGACTTAAGCTTAAATTAAGCTACAATTTGGACCATCTTAGTGTTCTAGCAAAATGCTTTGCTATATTATGACAGTATACAATGTCCTCCCTTTTATAGAATATAAAGATATCATATGGTTCAATTCACATTATTTCTGCTTTTATGAAACAGGTCCGTTTTATAAAGTTTCAGTTCCCAGTGTTTTCTGTAACTGAAGGTGTATCCTAATGTTATGCAATTTATAGATGCAATCATGTGTTGATTATAGGATAACCTAGGGTTTGAAGTTTTTAACAGGAAATTTAGCTTGGACAGGATCTACAGCCAGATACAAGGATTACAAGCTGGGTCAGTAAATGGGCAGATTTGATGGAAAGTGTGACCGTTTGATGTGTGACCATTCAGACAAAATAATGGAGTTAGATTAATGTATGATCAGTTGGAAGTGGGGCAAATGCATGTGGTATTATCTTAATCCTGGGTGTCTTTTTGCCCTTGTTAATGGAAGAAGACATATTTCATTCAAACTGCAAGTGAAATGGAGAGATCACGAGAGCACATTTCAGTATTTTTGCACTGCATTGTCTTatcatttaaaatcatttttgcTTAAACACTTGATGAGAATGATGTGGTGATATAAACTGCTATATATTTTTGAAACACCTTGAGACTGTGAAGGGAAGGAAAGTCATTGTCTATTGCTGAGCTATTGGTTTAATTGAGAGCAAAATGCTCTTTGAGAGATCTCTCTTTGAAATAGTCATCAACTAACTAATAAGCCATCAGCACATAATGACACTTTATTTCCTCTCCATTTGCTGATGATTCTACTGTGGGTCTTTCCGGCCTGGTGACTGGTTTGATAGCTAGCATGATTAAGAGAGGTAAAAGAATGCAGCCCTGTCTGACAGAGAAGACAGGAAACTAACTAACAGGAAAATAACTAGAGCtgataccattttttttttggccaaggGCTGAACATAAAGTGGCTTAATTAACATGATGAATTCAGGGGCAAATCCAAACCTTGGCTGTGAATAAATAATTGCATTAAGTTGAATAGATGGTTGCATTTCCTCTTAAGGCCTTCCCAGTGTCTAAGCTTACTCAGTGCAGTTATGGTCAGTACtatataaatgacattaaacagTCAtccggtttaaaaaaaaaaaaaaaaagccaactaTGTCTGTTTGGAGTCAATCTTAAAAGGAAGAATATTTTTCATCTAGCTTAAATCTTATCAAGAAGTACCATGCAGGCTCACTGGCATGTAAAGTACAAGTCTTAGCAAGTGAGTCATTAAATTCCTTAAGCGTCAGAGGTCAGATGAAAACACTGAGGTTTAGTAAAACTCTGATCGTGAGCCATCTGGTATTAGGGCTTTAGAGTTCTAAAAGTAAACTTCAGCTCACAAACATTCTGTTCACAATTTAATGTTAAAAAGACACCAGTGAAGTGATTTTATGGACTTGTACACTGTATGCAAATTGCAGCTAAAACcggtttctttgtatttttgtcttaaaTAACAAGCCTTACAAGTTCTTCATATCATCTGTATTTTAAGAGCTTTGCAGCCTCTGCAGTATATAGAACAAACCTTCTGAAGTTGCCAAGATGGCTCTTAATTTGTCAGTTCTGTTTGCTGAATCCTGGGCCTGGATTTGTAGACCTACTTCAGCCCTGTAGTTCTGAAGCAGATATTTGCAAATCTGGCACCAGACTTAAGGATAAAGCATGACTATCATAGCTTGATCATGAGCATAGTCAATAAAATGTTTCTGGGTTTGTCACCATTTTTTCAATCGTCCTGTGTTTTCTGGTTTGGATTGATGCTACTTCAGACTGCTGCTGTGGTGTAGACTTTAAGAAGAAGCCCTTTAATTTGTTAACAGTTTGTTATCCATGTCTGAGTAGGACATTATTGATGTGCAGCTTATATCAGCTGTGCTCTGAATATTCTGACCATCAAAGGATGGACACAATCAGTGCAACATCCAAGGACAATGTGCAGAATTTGCATTCAAGGTCAAGTAGATTCATGCACATAATCCTTTGTGGGAAGGGGAAAAAGGCAAGAGCTTTACATAAACCAACCAGCATAACGTTAAATTTATCACCGAACAGGTCTTCCTGGTACTGTGGTATATTTTTTcctgtatatattcatttattgtgtttgtatttgtctgtatttgtttgttattttctgTTGTGCCTTAGCATCTTTAGAGAGCCTCACCACGAGCAGTTCAGTATACGATTTTCTCAGTTCCAGTCTAGGATACTCTggatatgacaaataaaatgactTTGACTTTGTTCTGAGTAGGCTATGATCTATACACACTTTctttttactgtatgtaaaggttttaaacaaatgtttgtcTTTGCTTTCAGGTTCAAAGTATGTAATTGTACAAACAAAGTAACATCAAGCAGAGTCATAAGGCAACCATCTCTTTAATGTCCTGCATATGATGTACAATTTTATTTGAGAAAAATCTTCTCTGACAAAAAGCTTGACATTTCTATTGCAAATTATTAGAAttcatttttacacaatttggcattgttttttaatttaacaaacaGGTAAAACCTACCTTCATGCTTAAAGAATTAGCAATTCTGATTGACATTCTGATTGCATCAGACACAAGTGGTGTGGCTAACACAATCACAGgttatttcacaaaaaaaggATGGAAAAAGGTCCTTGAGTTGAAACAGAATAGTTGCTGTTCAAGTTTATAAGATGCTCACATACATGCTCATTTGTCTTTTCACATTATATAACTTAAATGAATTGACAAAGTACTATTTCAGATAATATTTAGATGTCCTCATAATTATTCAAATCAAGCTATAAGTCTAAAAACTATATATTTCTGACATCataaattgaaaaatatatGGCACAACCCAGACACTACAAAGTTCAGTACATACCGGTGCTCAAGGGTTCATGCTGAAGGCTTGCTTTTAAATAGGAGGTACTGGAAAGCTTGTTGCCATCACAAGCAACATGGATAAAgccaaatataaacaaattgttGAGGAGAACCTGTTCTAGTCAGCCATGTATTTAATATGTTCAAAAAACATGTTCTAACTGAACAATGCCACAAAGCACAACTCAAAATGTATGAGCTAAATTTCTTTAGTGGTTGTGGTTAAATAAAATCTGGGGGAACTGTTTGTGATGGgtgagaaaaaggaaaaagaatgaCTATATAACATGGGGTTTGGTGACATTTTTTCATGTAAATGGCCTGGGACAGTagaatgtatgtttttttttgcagagctGCAAACATCTACTTCCTGGCCCTGGTGTTGCTGAACTGGGTTCCAGTGGTGGAGGCCTTTCAGAAGGAGATCACCATGATCCCACTCGTTGTCGTGCTCACTGTCATCGCCTTCAAAGATGCTATAGAGGATTACAGACGCTACTGCTATGACCAGAGGATCAACAACAATCTCACACATGTGTACAGTCGGTCAGTATGTgggtaaatacatttttagaaattggggtttgtgatttttttgaTATTAATGTCCAATtttttggggcaagtcgtggcctaatggttagagagtctgactcgtaattctaaggttgtgggttcgagtctcaggccggccacgactgaggtgcccttgagcaaggcaccgaaccccccaactgctccccgggcgccgcagcataaatggctgcccactgctctgggtgtgtgttcatggtttgtgtgtgttcactgctgtgtgtgtgcactttggatgggtcaaatgcagagaatgaattctgagtatgggtcaccatatttagccgtatgtcatgtcactttcttCACTTTCAATTTATCATCTGCTGCTTATGTGACATGAGCTCGTAATGTAGGACTTCTGCTGTCTATggtaatataaaaaacacaaatatatttggTCAGGAAGGATAACTCAGTTCTGAATGGGTTCAGCATGACTCTTGTGTCAGTGGAAATAATGACAGTTTAAAGGATTATGGGTAATTTGCCTAGCTTTACCATACTGTCTTCGCTTTTAGATTGAGCATATGCTTTCTACTTATGAGGATTGATTTAGTCATTCTTTAACACACATTTAGTCAGAATTCCCTTATGTACAACATTAAATGTCACTGACTTTAGGGtaattactatattaattcCAAATAACCACTGAATCTTTAATAGGACTTTATGCAAAATCTGTTTCctttttacagttttacatgtgacttttgacatttttttccagTCATAGCATCAGATATTTTAGGCAAATATGTTCATACACAGCACATTACTCTTCTGCTTTATAAGAGTTTGTAAACCAAGACTCCATAGTCTGTTTCTAAGAGTTCATCCACTATATAGACACTTGGCTTTGAGAGGTAGGTTGTTCACTACAGTTAAGAGTAAGTTGAGACACTGCACTTTTAGACACTAGagacatatttttttattttagtctaTGTactcaaaatgaaataattgcTTGGGATACAATCTGCATAgcattttggttttttttttgtttcctccaGCTTCTCTGGTTTTCTTCCACCTCCCAAAAAATCATCAAGAGATGGCTTTGCTAAGACAAATGAGCcccaagtgtgaatgtgtgcgtaCATTGTGCTCTGGCATTGTGAACATGTATCCCAACTACGCTGTATTCCCatcacacccagtgttcctggaACTGGCTTCAGATTCACAACAACCCTGACCAGAATCAATTAGTTACTATAGTTACATAGaatgatatacacacagactaaaaataaaagaacgacatacattttctttctcttttcattaTGTGGTTATTTagttttaattctttttcttcattgtCAACAAGTTTGTCCTGAGTTTAGTGGAATTTATatactgatttaaaataaaatatattctcCCATTTTCAACAAAATGTAGTATATCTTGTTGTATTAACTGTCATTATTATATGATTTACATTACCGATATTATTTTGCACAGTCATCGACTTGCGAGCTCTCCTTTGTATGTATTCATGTCTTGCAGATGTTTTATATATCTATTACAAGTGATATACAGTTAGTATACAGTTAGTAACTCTGATAGCTGTGGATTTTGAAACATTTCGAAAAGCACACTATTCAACAATgagtttcctgtttcctgtttctcGGGCTGGTTTATGACCCCTCACTTTGTGTA harbors:
- the LOC125140994 gene encoding phospholipid-transporting ATPase VD-like, with translation MERIQWLRYRWQQVASTESKQGWSSANDSATLKADLDSKDHSGRKLHGKRRTVVARCGPHWAEYQSISKGYQGNNIRTTKYTLLSFIPMNLFQQFHRAANIYFLALVLLNWVPVVEAFQKEITMIPLVVVLTVIAFKDAIEDYRRYCYDQRINNNLTHVYSRFSGFLPPPKKSSRDGFAKTNEPQV